The stretch of DNA aggaaggtTTGGGGTCCGGAATGGAGGGGGGAGATTGGGGTGGGAGCTGGGGTTGGGGTGGAGAAGTCTCCCTGATGATGGGGCCTCcatactatgtagccttggtcaCAGTCACATGGCTGGCCCTCCTTCAGCCAATCCCCCAGAAATGAGGGTAAGGTGGGTCAGCCTGGCTGAAATGGGGGAATCCTTTCCAGTCCTCTGTGAAGCTGCGGCTGCTGTGTAGCCAGGTGCTAAAGGAGCTTCTGGGGCAAGGGATTGATGTGAGTACAGTACCCGACACTCCACTGTCTGATAACCTTATGGGCCCCAGAGAAGTCTGTTCTGCAGGCTCCCAGCCCCCTTGGAcatccccttccttccctgtAGCCCCAGCACATTCCTTACCACAGGATCTGGGCCAGGGCCAAGGGGCTGGTGACAGGGCTCTGGCACCCCCTGAGAACCTCCTTTCCCCATAGTATGAGAAGATCCTGAAGCTTACTGCTGACGCCAAGTTTGGTGAGTACCCCAGACCAGGAATCATGGCCTTCCTTGACCACCCTGTGTCACgggaggacaggaagggaagAACCATATTGACAGCCCTGTCCCCAACCTCTGCCACCTCCTGCTGGTCCAGTAGCAGTGCCCAGGGTTCAAGAAATTTGGGGCCCAAAGCTGAAGATAATAGGGCCACAGTGACATCCCCTGCCTCACCCGTGGGTCTCTAGAGTCTGGAGATGTGAAGGCCACAGTCGCCGTGCTGAGTTTCATCCTCTCGAGTGCAGCCAAGCATAGTGTGGACAGTGATTCCTTGTCCAGTGAGCTACAGCAGCTGGGGCTGCCCAGAGGTATGTAGGGTGGACAGGCAGGTGGGAAACCCGTGGGTAGGGGTTCCTGGAAGGTACGCTGAGGCCTTGTTGATCCTGAGATGTACCCAGTCCTCTGTGGGCCCTGGATCCTGAGACCCACCCCTTAAGCCCAATGCCAGTCTCCACCTGCCACCTCAGCAGAGCTCCATCTCAGAGCTCTATCTACCTGCAGAGCATGCCACCAGCCTGTGCCGCTGTTATGAAGAGAAGCAGAGCCCCCTACAGGAACACCTTCGGGCCTGCAGCCTGCGTGGTGAGTATGAAAacagcggggtgggggtgggggtgaggatggggggtgtgggggagggctAGACTGTACTAGACTAGGAGGTAGGAACACAAGCCAGATGCCATTGCTCTAGGAGAAGCTTTAACCACAGTTATACTCAGAGCAGTTGAGGAGTTTAGAACTGGCCAAAGATCTCATGGCTATGgcctgattttcttttctctgaggcCCATGGTAGATATTCAAGTACCTGTCCTACACCAGGCCTGGGTTGAAGGGCCTTGAAGGGTTGTGCTATGAGCCCCATTGTGGAGTGAAGACATCCTGGCTTGCCTGGTTGATAGCTGCCTAATTTCTTGCCTGCAGTGAACAGGCTGGCCAAAGTGGCCTGGCGGGTGGACTACACCCTGAGCTCCAGCCTGCTCCGTTCTGTGGAGGAGCCCATGGTGCACCTGCAGCTAGAGGTTGTACCTGCCCCTGGTGCCCTGGCCCAACCTGTTTCCATGTCCCTGTCAGCTGACAAGTTCCAGGTTCTCCTGGCAGGTGAGGCTGGACAGAGGGTGGGGCCCTCCTGGGTCTGGCTGACTTGGCACTGGCTAtaaaggccaggctggccttagaactGGCTTCTGCTCCTTATCACTCCCCATGCACCCCCTTGTCCCCTGCAGAACTGAAGCAGGCCCAGAACCTGATGACGGCTTTGGGCTGAGAAGGGTGTTCCCAGCCTCTGTAGAGCTGCCCTGCCTGCACTGAGTTGGTCCCTTCACACTTCTCTTCCAAGGGTGGCCCTCTTCTCTTGGTCTCTGGCTGCCTGATTTTCTGTGTAGGGCTCCTGGGGATCttccccagaattcccttctctcctttgaaAGAAAGTGCTTGTCAGCCACTTttacaggaagaaagaataaactcGTGTACAGCAATGTGTGTGGGTTTTGCTtccgttgttgttgttgttgacagaaGTCCTGAGGCCAAGTTGGACTTCAACTTGGTATCTagttaatcctcctgcctctacttgaGATGACAGTCATACACcagcatgcctggtttatgtggtgctgggaacaagcccagggcttcatgcatatcAGGCAAGCGCTTTCccagctgagctatatcccagcccaAGTAAGAGAGACCAGGTGACATTCTAACCTCCTGCCCATCACTTAtttcctcagcactgggaccgAGGACCCAAATGGACAGCGTGTCTATAGATAGGCAAGTTGGGGTGCTAGCTCCAGCTTGTGATGCTCTTGGCCCTTCCTGTGCAGTCCTTGTCTTCAGGCTCGCAGCAAGTGAGTGACATTGATCCTGGTgccagggcagagagaagaaagagcttTTCCTTGCTGACATTGCTAGAAAAAGTGTAGCACAAATCagaaaagttcttattaataaaagtaaacccagagccaggtatggggtgaacgctgaaaaatcagagaaacaacaagccacagctaacctcacctcgccaacttcccagctgatcctgtttcctcagactggaagcctctgagtcctcatccaaatggatctcagctaaactgctgctaaaaacctcaaagcttaaaagcccctagttcctggttctcaggtctcatatacttttctgcttcctgccataacttcctgggattaaaggcgtgggtcacaatgcctggctgttcgcagtgtggccttgaactcacagagatccagatggatctctgccttcggagtgctaggattaaagggttgtgctaccgctgcctaacctttatgtttaatatagtggttgttctgttctctgaccctcagataagtttattggggtatacaatatattaacCACAGAAGAGTTCAAGCCTGAACACCTCCTTAGCAAGAGGTTGGGTACTGCAAACTGAATATTCACATTCCCCTACATCGTGTCTAAAGCTATCCCTCTGTACATGCATCTAGAAGGGCCATTTGAGGGTTCAGTGGATAGCCAGGAAACCCCCTCCCTGGGAACTGAGCCTGCCAGCACCTGGATTTTTGACCTGAACTCCAGAATTAAGAAATTTGTCTATTCAGTCCTAAGCTAAAACACATAGTCGCCCAAGATGGGAGTAGGCTGGGCCGTGCTCCTTGTAAAAGACTCACTGTGGGGTCAGGGCAGGGGGAGCCTGGAGCATCTCACAGTGTAAGGAAGCTGTCGAAAGAAACCAATCCACCTCACTATCCAGAGGGAGATCATTTTGAGCATCAGAAAAAGCTAAGGACTGAGGTAGAAGGTTGTGCCTCACCCCTGTAATCCTAAggttcaggttttttgtttttgttttttttttttttttgaaagaagaaatgccATGAACAATTCTCAGATGTGTCCGTATCAGCTTGGTCCCGGCACCACCCCAACTGTGTCATCACAAGGTCCTGGGTATTTCTGCCTTTGGCCTTGGAACAGTGGAATTTGATCAATCATTTGTCCATCAGCCTGAGCTGATGGTttgggttggtttgttttcatttgagactatgtctgtgtagcccaggctggcctggaactcattgtgtagccctgttTGGCCTTCTGGAACTCATTCACTCCTCCTGGCTCAGGCTccagaggactgggattacaggtatgggccaccatgcccagtgtcagCCTGAGTTTCTCAACAATAGGAATTGTGTAGCCCTGATGCATACTCTTccaggcactgtgtgtgtgtgtggggggggacccACAGTGGCTGTTTGCATTTGCTCTTTTTTGAGCtagggctcactatgtagctctagctcaCCTGGAACTGGCTgtcgaggccaggctggcctcaggtttgtttctgCTTCTCAGCATTACCAGATGGGATGGTTTTAAAGGTGTCAGATGCAGCTGGAAGTAGCAGTGAACCCACTTCACCTTGGTGCTCAGAAG from Onychomys torridus chromosome 7, mOncTor1.1, whole genome shotgun sequence encodes:
- the Commd4 gene encoding COMM domain-containing protein 4 isoform X2, which encodes MRFRFCGDLDCPDWVLAEISTLAKISSVKLRLLCSQVLKELLGQGIDYEKILKLTADAKFESGDVKATVAVLSFILSSAAKHSVDSDSLSSELQQLGLPREHATSLCRCYEEKQSPLQEHLRACSLRVNRLAKVAWRVDYTLSSSLLRSVEEPMVHLQLEVVPAPGALAQPVSMSLSADKFQVLLAELKQAQNLMTALG
- the Commd4 gene encoding COMM domain-containing protein 4 isoform X1: MPSWVSGREAGLVVLGAQGENLPWRLLGAAGRLSSQALPRITARARDRPRSSLARPHLPGAGFSHTARAPRGPPAGAHFPCSRATKTRTCLGPVHTRFRFCGDLDCPDWVLAEISTLAKISSVKLRLLCSQVLKELLGQGIDYEKILKLTADAKFESGDVKATVAVLSFILSSAAKHSVDSDSLSSELQQLGLPREHATSLCRCYEEKQSPLQEHLRACSLRVNRLAKVAWRVDYTLSSSLLRSVEEPMVHLQLEVVPAPGALAQPVSMSLSADKFQVLLAELKQAQNLMTALG